In Desulfoferula mesophila, the genomic window AAGCGGCATAGCAAGCGCAAGGCCGGCTTCCTCTCCGGCGGCGAGCAGCAGATGCTGGCCATCGGCATGGCCATGATGGTGGGGCCCAAGCTGCTGCTGTTGGACGAGCCCCTGTTAGGGCTCAGCCCGGCCATGCAGAACCAGGTGGTGGGGGCCATCAAGGACGTGCGGCGCCACACCGGGGTCACTTTGGTGATCGCCGAGCAGTTCGCTCGTCCCCTGTTGCCCTGGCTGGATTTCACCTACGTCATCGAGAACGGGATGCTCACCCTCACCGGGCCGGGGCCCGAGCTGATGGACAACCCCGAGATCAAAAGCGCCTACTTCGGCGTCTAACAGGGAGAGCCTTATGCAGCTGGTGGAATTCACCAACATACCCCAGACCTTCGACAGGGTAGTCGCGCTCAACCCCAATAAAACGGCGGCCTGGTATCTGGGCACCGCCTTCACCTACGCCCGCCTCAAGCAAATGGCCGACAGCTTCGCTGCCGGGCTCGTCAAGCGGGGGGTGGGGCCCCAGTCGCGGGTGATGCTGTATCTGCCCAACAGCGTGCAGTGGCTCATCGCATGGCTGGGCGTGCAAAAGGCCGGGGCGGTGGCCGTGCCTATCACCCCCATCTACACCCCCTTCGACGTGGCCTATATCGCCGGGGACACCGAGGCGGACGCCATCGTGTGCAGCGACCGCAACTACGGCTACGTCAAAAAAGTGCGCAAGGAGCACCCCTTCAAGACGGTGGTGGTCTCGGGCATGACCGACGTGTTGCCCGGCTACAAGCGCTTCTTCGGTTGGGCCTTTGACAAGGTGCCCAAGGGCCGGGTGGGCCGGGGAGCCGAGGGCACGGTGCTCTTGACCGATCTGATGAAGGAGGGGGGCCAACCCCCAGCGGCCGAGGCCGACCCTGACGCCATCGCCGAGATCATCTACACCGGCGGCACCACCCGTCACCCCAAGGGGGTGCCCATCACTCACCGCCTGTTGTTGGAGTGCGCCGACGAGCAGATATCCACCAGCGCGGCCCTGTTCGAGGTGCAAGACAACATGGTGCTGGGCTCGGCCCCCTTGTTCCACATCCTGGGTCAGACCACAGCCCTGGGCACGGTGTTGGTGCACGGCGGCACCATCATCCTGCAACCCAAGGTCAACCTGGACGCCATGATGCACGCGGTGACCACCCACAAGGCCACCACCTTCGTGGGGGTGCCCGCCCTGTACCGCATGATCCTGGAGCACGACCGCCTGGATCAATACGATCTCAGTTCCCTGAAATACTGCTTCTGCGGCGGCGACGTGCTGCCCCAGGACGTGGCCAACCGCTGGCTGGAGCGCTTCGGCTGGCCCATCTACATCGGCTACGGGGCCAGCGAGACGGTGGGCGGAGTGGCCATGAGCCCGGCCGACCGTCCCAATCCCGCGGGTTCCATGGGCCTGGTGCTGCCCTCCAAGGAGATACGCATCGTGGACCCGGCCTTCCTTACCCCGGTGGAGCCGGGGGAGCCGGGCGAGATGCTGGTGCACTCGGACCCCATGGTCAGTTCCTACTGGAACAAGCCCAAGGAGACCTCCGAGGCCTTTGTGGAACTGGACGGCAAGCTGTTCTACCGCACCGCCGACGTGGTGCGCCAGGACGAGCAGGGCTATCTGTATTTCGTGGACCGCACCGTGGACACCATCAAGCACAAGGGCTACCGGGTCAGCGCCTCGGAGATCGAGTGCGTGCTGCAAGACCACCAGGCGGTGGTGGCTTCGTGCGTGGTGGGCATCCCCGACGAAAAGGTGGGCGAGCGCATCAAGGCCTACGTGGTGCTCAAAAAGGACATCAAGGGCATCACCGGCTACGACCTCATCGCCTTTTGCCGCAAGCGCCTGGCCGGCTACAAGGTGCCGCAATACATCGAATTCCGCGACATGCTGCCCAAGTCCAAGGTGGGCAAGCTGCTCAGGCGCGACATTCGCGGCGAGGAAGCCTCGCGCCGCGCGGGCTAAGCCGATAATTTCATAGCACCCCGGCGGGGATGGCAAGTATAGCTTGACATCTCCCGCCGGGGAGTTTAATCTTCCGAAAATAAAACGACCGGACGGTAGATTTTATGCCATCCCCGCCCCTGGCCGCCAATGCCGGACAAAGCTCTGCCCCCATGGGGCGGACCAGGCGCGGCCCAAGTTCTGCGGAACGCTGGCTCGCGCCAAGGGGCGGGGAGTTCCGGGAGACACCCAGCACGCTTCAGCACGATTTCTCCACCAAGCACAGACCCCTCTACCACCTCCGGGGCGGCGACATCAATTATCGGAGGATCGGCTAATGGACGACATCTGCACCCTGCGCACGGTCGTGGACCGCAACCTGGAATACAACCCGCGAAAAACCGCCCTGATCGAAGGCGACCGGCAATATTCCTTCCTGGAGTTCGCCCGGCGCACCCGCGCCATGGGCAACGCCCTGCTGGACTTGGGGCTGAGCAAGGGCGATCGGGTGGCGATTCTGAGCAAGAACAGCATGGAGAACGCGGAGTCCTATTTCAGCATCCCCAACGCCGGCCTGGTCCTGGTGATGCTCAACTTCCGCCTGGCAGCGCGGGAGATTCTCACCATCCTGGACGATGCCCGCGCTTCGGTTCTGCTGGTGAACCATGAGTTCATGGGGCAGGTGGAGCAGATTCGGGGGGAGCTGGATTTCGTTAAAAGGTTCGTCTTCATAGGCCCGCGCGATGCGACCCCCGCCGGATGGTTGCACTACGAAGCCATGATCGAGGCGGCTTCCTCCGAGGTGCCGCCCACCGAGCTGCGCGAAACCGACCTGGCCGCCCTCATGTACACCAGCGGCACCACCGGTTCGCCCAAGGGCTGCATGGCCACCCACCGCAATTTCTATCACGTGGGCCGCAGCCTCACCCTGGAGCTGCGCATGACCCGGGACGACGTGGGCATCATCGCCTCGCCCCTTTTCCATGCCACCGGCGAGGTGGTGCTGATGAACGGCATGTACAGCGGCACCACCTCAGTGATCATGCCCCAGTGGGACGCTGCCCAGTTCCTGGCCCTGGTGGAAAAACACAAGGTGACCACCGGCATGCTGGCCACGCCCATGCTGCTGTTCCTCCTCGAGAGTCCGGAGGTGGATAACTACGACCACAGCAGCCTGCAAAAGGTCTTTTTCGCGGGGGCTCCGGTGACCCCGGTGGTTTTCCAGCGGGCCATAGAGCGCTTCGGCAACGTGTGGGTGCATCTTTTCGGCACCACGGAAACCGTGGGCCAGACCACCATCCTCAAGACCGAGGACATCGCCGATGCCCTGGCCACGGGAAACACGGAAATACTGGGTTCCTGCGGGCGCTCCTTCGCCGACATGCAGAGCATGGTGGTGGATGGCGACGACCGTCCGGTGGCGCCCGGCGAAGTGGGCGAAATGAAGGTGCGCGGCCTGGGCACCACCCTGGGTTACTGGAACAAGCCGGACGAGACGCGCAACGATTTCCGCAACGGGGCCTACTACTCCCAAGACCTGTGCCGGGTGGACGAGCAGGGCTTCATCTACGTGGTGGACCGCAAAAAGGATATGATCATCACCGGCGGGGAAAACGTCTACCCGGCCGAGGTGGAGAACGTGCTGTACAAGCACCCCAGCGTGTCCATGGCGGCGGTCATCGGAACCCCGGATGAAAGATGGGGCGAGGTGGTTACGGCCATGGTGGTCAAAAAGACCGAACAGAATTTGGAGGCGGAGGACGTCAAGGTCTTCCTGCGCGGAGAAATCGCGGGCTACAAGGTGCCCAAGATCGTGCTGTTCGTGGATTCGCTGCCCATGAGCGCCAGCGGCAAGATCTTGAAGTTCAAGCTGCGCACGGAGCTTTGTGCCTGAGGTTTGGCTCATGGGTGGCGGCGGGCACAGACGCCGGGTTGGGCGGGCGACAAGGCGCGCCCCTGGAACCCGGCATTGGTTATAATCAAATTTCACGCCCCGGCGGGACCTCACCCGGCCTGTGCTTGACATCTTCCGCCGATGAGGCTAACCTTGCCAAAACAAACCGACCGGACGGTAGATTTTATGCCTTCGATGCCCAAAGGCCGTGAACGCCAAAAACAGCTCTACGACGCCGCCGCCCGCCTTTTCGCGGCCCAGGGCTACCATGCCACCAGCCTGCGCGAGTTGGCCGAGGCCCTGGGGCTCAACAAGAGCTCGCTCTACCACTACTTCGACTCCAAACAGGATCTGCTCTACCAGCTCTTGGACGACTACATCACCGAGGCCCTGGCCGAGATTCAGGCCCTGTGCGCCGGCGAGGGCGACCCCGAGGAAAAACTGGCCGAGTTCATGCGCTACTACACCCGCTTTTACGCCAAGGACCTGGACCGCCTGGCCCTGCTGGTCAACGAGGTGGACAACCTGGAACCCCGCCTGCGCAAGGTCCTGGAGAAAAAGGAGCGCCGCTACCTGGCCGCGCTGGAAGAAATCTTCGCCCAATTGCGCGACCAGGGCCGCCTCAAGGACATCCCCTCCAGCGTGGCCGCCTTCGCCTTTTTCGGCATGGTGCACTACACCTTCCGTTGGTACCGCCCCAAAGGCCGGGTCAGCCCGGCGGAGCTGTCCGAAATGTTCTGGGAAATTTTCGGGAGCGGCATCCTGCGGCCCCGGGGAAAGGCCTAGGCATGGAACCGCTACGCGCGCCTTTTTGGGGAGTGGAGTGGGCCTGGCTATTTTATGTCCTGGCCGCTTTGGCCCTGGCCGTATTGGCCTTGGGCCTGTGGGAAAAGATCAGCCTGTGGGCCCAGGGACGCCGGGCCGTGCCGACGGCCCACCACAAGCACCCCATGGGCGCGGTGTTGGTCGACGTGTTCCTGGGCCGGCGCATCTGGCGGGGCGGGATCACCGCCGGGGCCATGCACCTCATGCTGCTGTGGGGCTTCCTGGGCCTGTTCCTGGGCACCTGCCTGGTGGCCGTGGACCACTACCTGGTCTCCTTTCTGCACGGCCGGGTCTACCTGTGG contains:
- a CDS encoding class I adenylate-forming enzyme family protein — translated: MDDICTLRTVVDRNLEYNPRKTALIEGDRQYSFLEFARRTRAMGNALLDLGLSKGDRVAILSKNSMENAESYFSIPNAGLVLVMLNFRLAAREILTILDDARASVLLVNHEFMGQVEQIRGELDFVKRFVFIGPRDATPAGWLHYEAMIEAASSEVPPTELRETDLAALMYTSGTTGSPKGCMATHRNFYHVGRSLTLELRMTRDDVGIIASPLFHATGEVVLMNGMYSGTTSVIMPQWDAAQFLALVEKHKVTTGMLATPMLLFLLESPEVDNYDHSSLQKVFFAGAPVTPVVFQRAIERFGNVWVHLFGTTETVGQTTILKTEDIADALATGNTEILGSCGRSFADMQSMVVDGDDRPVAPGEVGEMKVRGLGTTLGYWNKPDETRNDFRNGAYYSQDLCRVDEQGFIYVVDRKKDMIITGGENVYPAEVENVLYKHPSVSMAAVIGTPDERWGEVVTAMVVKKTEQNLEAEDVKVFLRGEIAGYKVPKIVLFVDSLPMSASGKILKFKLRTELCA
- a CDS encoding class I adenylate-forming enzyme family protein, whose amino-acid sequence is MQLVEFTNIPQTFDRVVALNPNKTAAWYLGTAFTYARLKQMADSFAAGLVKRGVGPQSRVMLYLPNSVQWLIAWLGVQKAGAVAVPITPIYTPFDVAYIAGDTEADAIVCSDRNYGYVKKVRKEHPFKTVVVSGMTDVLPGYKRFFGWAFDKVPKGRVGRGAEGTVLLTDLMKEGGQPPAAEADPDAIAEIIYTGGTTRHPKGVPITHRLLLECADEQISTSAALFEVQDNMVLGSAPLFHILGQTTALGTVLVHGGTIILQPKVNLDAMMHAVTTHKATTFVGVPALYRMILEHDRLDQYDLSSLKYCFCGGDVLPQDVANRWLERFGWPIYIGYGASETVGGVAMSPADRPNPAGSMGLVLPSKEIRIVDPAFLTPVEPGEPGEMLVHSDPMVSSYWNKPKETSEAFVELDGKLFYRTADVVRQDEQGYLYFVDRTVDTIKHKGYRVSASEIECVLQDHQAVVASCVVGIPDEKVGERIKAYVVLKKDIKGITGYDLIAFCRKRLAGYKVPQYIEFRDMLPKSKVGKLLRRDIRGEEASRRAG
- a CDS encoding TetR/AcrR family transcriptional regulator produces the protein MPKGRERQKQLYDAAARLFAAQGYHATSLRELAEALGLNKSSLYHYFDSKQDLLYQLLDDYITEALAEIQALCAGEGDPEEKLAEFMRYYTRFYAKDLDRLALLVNEVDNLEPRLRKVLEKKERRYLAALEEIFAQLRDQGRLKDIPSSVAAFAFFGMVHYTFRWYRPKGRVSPAELSEMFWEIFGSGILRPRGKA